A region of the Chryseobacterium gotjawalense genome:
AGTCAGGCCGAAATGTGGTATCAGGTTTTGCTGACTGAGCATCCCGATTTTGCGGGACAGATCGCTATTCATCACAGTTCGGTGGATAAAGATATCCGGATTTGGATTGAAGAAAATTTATCTTCAGGATATTTAAAAGCCGTCATATCCACCTCATCGCTGGATTTGGGCGTAGATTTCAAACCCGTTGACACTGTTATTCAAATTGGTTCCAGCAAAGGAATTGCAAGATTTTTACAACGCGCCGGCCGAAGCGGACATTCGCCTTTCGAAACTTCAAAAATCTATTTTGTTCCGACCCATTCTTTAGAATTAATCGAAGTTGCAGCTTTAAAGGAAGCCGTGAAACAAAATAAAATCGAACCGCGGGAACCGCTCGTTTTATGTTATGATGTTTTACTTCAATTTGTCTTAACTCTGGCGGTTGGCGATGGCTTTAATGAAAATGAAACATTTAATCAAATCACCCAAACCAACGCTTTTAAAGAACTTTCACCTGAAGAATGGAACTGGATTTTGACATTCATTACCGTTGGCGGAAAATTAAAAAACTACGAAGAATATCATAAAGTTGTTATCGAAAACTCTTTATATAAAGTCACTTCGCGCAGAATTGCAATGTTACACCGCATGAATATTGGTGCGATTGTGAGTGATTCCATGCTAAAAGTCAAGTTTTTTGGTGGCGGATACGTAGGAATGATCGAAGAGTATTTTATTTCTAAATTAAAGAAAAACGATAAGTTTGTTTTGGCCGGAAGAGTTCTTGAAGTTTCCCACGTCAAAGAAATGACCGTCTACGTTCGGAACTCCAGCGGAAAAGGAATCGTCCCGAGTTATTTGGGCGGAAGATTACCGTTATCCTCCTATTTGAGCGGTTTTCTGAGACAAAAACTTTCGGAATCTCTCAACGCGAAATCTTCTGAAAAAGAACTGCGGTTTTTGCATCCACTTCTGGTAAGCCAACAGGAAAATTCACATATTCCAAGCGAAAACGAGTTTTTGGTTGAACGCATCAAAACCCGCGAAGGCCATCATCTGTTTATGTACCCGTTTGAAGGCAGATTGATTCACGAAGTGATGTCGGCATTGGTTGCCTACCGAATTTCCAGGATTTCACCCATTTCTTTTTCAATTGCGATGAATGATTACGGTTTTGAACTATTTTCGAAAATAGAAATTCCGTTAAGTGAAGAAAATATTCATGAAATATTATCCAAAGAACATTTAATCCGCGATGTTATGGCGTCGGTCAA
Encoded here:
- a CDS encoding ligase-associated DNA damage response DEXH box helicase, translating into MTEKFKNSTGFQIIEKWMEDKDREPFGFQSETWYKFSQNYSGMVIAPTGFGKTFSVFLAVVIDYMNNPDHYKSGMKLLWITPLRALAKDIAKAMSEALEEIGLDWEVAVRNGDTPKEIRAKQTKKMPDILIITPESLHLLLAQKQHQKFFKNLQCIVVDEWHELLSSKRGVMTELVVSRIFSYQKKLKIWGITATIGNLDEAMEVLIPYPIKKTKIVAKEKKKIEIKSIFPDDVEVLPWAGHLGTKLADKIIPIILESQTTLVFTNTRSQAEMWYQVLLTEHPDFAGQIAIHHSSVDKDIRIWIEENLSSGYLKAVISTSSLDLGVDFKPVDTVIQIGSSKGIARFLQRAGRSGHSPFETSKIYFVPTHSLELIEVAALKEAVKQNKIEPREPLVLCYDVLLQFVLTLAVGDGFNENETFNQITQTNAFKELSPEEWNWILTFITVGGKLKNYEEYHKVVIENSLYKVTSRRIAMLHRMNIGAIVSDSMLKVKFFGGGYVGMIEEYFISKLKKNDKFVLAGRVLEVSHVKEMTVYVRNSSGKGIVPSYLGGRLPLSSYLSGFLRQKLSESLNAKSSEKELRFLHPLLVSQQENSHIPSENEFLVERIKTREGHHLFMYPFEGRLIHEVMSALVAYRISRISPISFSIAMNDYGFELFSKIEIPLSEENIHEILSKEHLIRDVMASVNSTEMARRKFRDIAVISGMVIRTYPGQQKNNKNLQSSSGLIFNVLEDYDPENLLLKQAYSEVFFQQIDEARLVSAFDRIHKSEIIIKNSNTFTPLSFPIKVDSLRQSLSSEDLKARILRMKMEALKKKMKK